Below is a window of Malania oleifera isolate guangnan ecotype guangnan chromosome 1, ASM2987363v1, whole genome shotgun sequence DNA.
ATTAATTCTTGATcgtgcatgctattgatgaattacatggatagacttactgctttttatattgatatccatgagctataagagatataatggttatattggtatccatgagctgtgtataatgtaataatgactttggtatctataaagcctttggtatccatgaatatttttggtatcacattttaaaaaaatttaattggtatcataatttaaaaaaaaaaaaaactcacttggtatcacaatctaaaagttaaatttgcttttgagcatgacaagtataattatatttgtgagcatggtacaacattgatgatattagcatgatattgatatttgatacatgatgtggatcaatgttttgatacataggatgataaaagcataattgataacaaaactgaatgtaatgaattcagggggagtattatgacatattatgattgtttccctatttaTCAAATtcttaattggtatcataaaaattttaaattgatatcataaattcaattttaaattggtatcataaaatcaataatTGGTATTAAGTGTGTACACATGTTTGATAtacatgtttgatgatatgctcagaatatgattttatttgaacttagtcatattttttctctttttgattgatgtgaaaagggggagaagtctttaagcaaaaattgagcatgacattGCTAacaattgagcatgaacataatatatatcaaaaggaggagaagtatttgatattgataaacttgaacttgaataaagtgatgagcatgattgtaaaatgaagtgatgagcatgattgtaaaagagttttgaaattaatattgatcttgcaaatattgttaagatgatgcttattgaaagggggagtctttttaaggctcactccaatttttgcttcctgtttgtcatcatcaaaaaaggggagattgatgatcttacaaggtttaacatcttgttatgatgctaacatacaagtagaacttaacatgctttgtttaagtgatgtatttttaggactcaatgatgaatacaaggttaaagaattcatgaaagcttgtacttcaaataaggatgattatatcaagcttgaagcataaattcaaaaatggatttaaagataaagcttaaagatcatgagaacatgaggattaaagagaacttgatgaaagcttaaataaaatgaagcaagcataaagacatcaaggaattcaagaattgaaaatttaaaagagtctataggaaatttcatgtaagtacttcaaataatttcaatatggatacatgaaacttttaggttaatttattggacctagatatattttaacatacttgtaaaatatttttataaggtcaaaaattatttcaaaaaggttagaatcatttttggaatgaaaagcaacaaaaagaggattttccaaatgctgttaatttttctacatccacactaaggtgtatttttatctatcaaaaactccttattttaaaatgtgttcaacatgaacgttGTAAGAGTTTGTCTTAGCTTTAGTTTGACACCACactcatcaaatttggagttatacagaaaatgttatGACACAAATACTGAAGGGTACTTGAAGTTGACAGCAGCGTTGTGTTCCACCAGTAGATTGCTTGAACCATGAtaggcacctgggtggtcaagccaggcgactgcctgtgtTCTGGTAGGCAACTGCCACCCTACTTcccctactgcccctttaaaaataacatggcaggcaactgccactcgaacataattttaaaaaactcaacggaaacattttttaagtggtttgcttggggctcaaactttgtaaaaacttagggaatactctaagacacttggggatcaagttatataatttttaaagtctataaataagcctcaaagatcattgaatttaaaaaccaagaaccaagaatcaaattcagccaTCAAATTtcctcaattgctctcaacactgaAAGgttctttcactctcatcttgtctacgaaATTTGCTGAAGTCTTGATaattcaatcaccaatcttgtgctacaaattttaaatctttcaatcattgaaagaattaatcggtgatatacgtccttgagcttcaagttaaattccatattgttatttactttgaagtatattatagtgctgaattgttgtactaatcagctctttgtgtgagcaattctttgtacaaaaatatttgatttgtattttgtagattgacaattccaaggattgtttggatcattggctaagtaaggggatattgcttagagaggcagactctagcctagttaaggagtgaccggacgaggggatatcgtttggagaaggcgggctctagccttaaccaaggagtgttgtaaaggtattgttccgcctgttaaaggaacatgtttagtgaatcctttggtggtttgccaaaggcgaggatgtaggcttggtataggtcgaacctcgtaaaaatccccgtctcactctctcttttccttactctttattttcaacatacttaaattgcgtggatggtttaattgataatcatatatactacataatatagaaatcaagtaaacttgaagtctaattttgatttgggttgtgaaaaccaaaagggagtacgttggttataccatatcttgcggaaaccatacgggaatacgttacttggttaatagcccaaagataaattaactgagagtttagttgagttatgaatattgagaagagtgtagatattgtgttgattggatgttatattgcacatcatattgaagaagtaaaaccatCAATACAGGGCATTATATCAgaaagtacaaatttcatatatacagggcttatataaacaaacaaactattttaagtgcttacattgccaaagtggtgtatgtgttaattttggtttggttgtttacttttaatttgtgattgatttattggcttggctatttggttgaatgattgattacttgtttggctaagcaatagtattgttgattggataaaataatctaaattcttttgtgattaaaaaattaaataaacaagtcaagaattgtttaaaagaaataaaacaagtttaagaattctcaaaaggaattacaagaaagttttaaaatccaattcacccccctccccctatcttgggactataccttgcTTTTCAAGGTGtgtgataaggtccgactaattaaagaaagaatcagcaccgcgcagagtcggcagaaaagctacgcagacactcgccatcggaaactagaatttgatgtgggagatcaagtatttttgaaaatagctcctttgaaagaagttatgaggtttggaaagaagggcaagttaagccctaagtatattagccctttcgagatactagaaagactagggtcagttgcctataagctagctttgccgccaactttggctagaattcatgatgtgtttcatgttgctatgttaaggaaatacgtcccagacccgtcccacataatcagctatgcaaAAATAAAGTTTAAAGAATCTTTAGCTTATAAAGAAGTGTCAATTCAGATCTTAGATAACAAGACTTGGAAACTGCGCACGAAAGagattcagttagtaaaagttttgtgaaaaaatcatgatataaaggaagcttcttgggagcttgaggagcagatcagacagagatacctgCAGTTGTTCCAAGAAGATGGTGATAGCAGGTAAAGTATAAATAATTAGGTAAAGTTccttttgcaggtatatgtaatgATTTAGCTTgtaggtagtcttttagttttatatgtgtaatatCCCAAAACTtagattgtaaccacggtattcctctgccataagtgagggtaagtaataaagtaAGTAGACCCTTTACCTTTACGAGATGGTAGAGTGTATAATGGTGTTCAatccagatagtaaatttcaaggacgaaattttataaggaagggagaatgtaataacccaaaaaattagaagggttctcgttgatgaacacaggggattcgtcgacgaggatataagaggaggtcatcgacgaggacaggtttcatcgacaagaaaatactgagagagatttttggggcagtctgaaatttgtcgatgagggaggaagttcatcgacgaaattccttaaggacttgtcgacaagatgacgtgtctcgttgatgaattcgagcttataaatagtgaaaactcagatttttcaCGTGAAATTTGTGCAAGAAaccctctatttctctctctgtgcccctctccccttctctcttctatccCGGCCCCGTCTCTCGCTGGATCAACGAtctaaagctaccacgacgctcctaggaaagttctctacgagtctgccggagcagatcgttggtggacgtggtttgaaattcatcccaaattcatagtaaggtgttttatttagaatatgctttccctacagttatagaaaatgttgtatacaagaaaatactgatgttttgttttaggggatgtcgtttttagggtattgaatgaagaaccctgcgggtgtagggttAGAGTATTGTTGGGGCTTTTCAGagactaggtaagggaaatatgttatgctaggagatttacttacgttatcagaaattttatatatatatatatgcatgtataccagttgttATACAGAGTacgaatttttaaagtatgtgtggcctgagtaaatattatctgatatggagttttatacagtttttcagtatatcaagttgTACAGATAGGGTTAGATATTTACAAATTTTATACATACAGaatgtgtatacatatacattttttattcaaatgattacatagacagatatatatatatatatatatatataacagtatacagatgtttattcagatctgtatatacagtgtatatggaaagctatgttttcctaaatgtcataacactcagagtatacagatagattatacaaatagagtatacagacagatgatacagttttagcatcaagatgctacagatattatagtatttacattacagagttatagtgttatggttattttggaaacatgatgaaaacagtaaaagagtatatatgtatatatatagtatcagatctctgtgaaaagattacaaacagatacagaatacagagcacggtaccattgctaatacaaatagagtacaaccacatatctcagatagtgtgtggataccgtcaactgtgctcagagagtatgcagctccccagttcgctgggttgagggggccagtttgacgaggtagcagccagtcacGCGCCtaagagagtatgcagtttgcccgggctgaggtagtgtagagtatagtgacttatctagaaggccgaccagattaagtcccgcctatgggccgcacaaccctgtcataaggggtcaaatcatgacatacagagttccagggataaaacacagttatgtatatgtatacaattttacagtatttgatgaatatagtatgacATTAGTAGAAAAACACAGATAAcatagttatgttttaaattgcgaaaaatgtaagatatgctttacagatttatcatttcattacaactcagatgttatttaaagtatatatataatttagttgccacacactagtaataacatatttctacttactgagtgtcgactcaccctattattccaacatttttcaagtgaaccagttaggcgagcaggtcaagctcgcggatagagatttttgggttacccTAGTTACAGGGTAAGATGGCGtatagttttgtatttttgagatagattttactaggGAGAGATGTATTTTATGACTATGTGATAGAAATACTAAGTTCTGGTATTATATGGTATATGTGGttgtgtgatttatgtttccactgcataggtatgatgTTGTATATAGTAATACCCTAGCGCCCTTGAGACCTGAGTTTCCATAGCAAGGATATTAgagaaatttatatttaaaaaaaatggtgagaattttgaggtcgttacatggGTTTTCCCTTATCTTtatttctgcataaaacatttcaatatatatataaaacatagtcTCATCATTCTCAatgcaaatcacataacccagtttcaaatacatttccagtataaatcatatgccacacaatttaatttcgtatttgtatcataataatcacagccaaaatatcatattctcattttcacatatttactcaaccaataatttccaaaaataactgtaataatttattcctcttatcTAACTTACTGAAAGGCTCACTAACAACCCTAAATCCATGCCCGCGGCgtccgaaactcaaaaccctgataTTATattttccccaattcaattaaatcaaccccagaattacaattatttttaacatttcctaaactCATACGCTTCCATTAAacaattaaattctaaaaatgcgGGTTCAATCCACTTCctgtattttaatttaatttctaacatatttaaaaataccaatatgatcaaatccccacagtttaatctaattccaaaatattccccaaaattccatttaatcaattccctacaatttaacttaatcccaaaacattgctaaaaatctgatataattcgatacttcaatttaataatcacctattataatttaactagttaaaattttaaaataactgacataatttgtactcctcaccttagctttggagtggtgcctaggacccccaaatcaaaaatctactTCGGTTAACATGATGATGATCAAACCTAAGACCTTGTGGTTGTGTTCGATCATCAATTTGGCTcgagatttaaggaaaaattgaggagagagtgagaaaTTACCTTACctcaagagtggtgcctacgacgtcctaatcacgaatccactccggttaaagtgTTGGTGGTCAAGATAGGAATTTAGTGAGATTTTCTGTTTTTCGATCAGTCGAGTATttgtcgagaaaatgaggagacaGAGAAAGAGGGAAGGCGAGGAGATAGGGAATCAGTGAGGAGAGGGAGTGAGAATGGTGCACCGGGGGGGGGCTTTTTGTTTCTGCTATAGAATTGAAATTTCAATCCTTCCCGAAGAAGAtttctttattatatatattatttaaataataataataataataataataagaataataataacaattaatgaattaattaattatttttattttttagaaaccACTACATACTCCTGTAACAATTTTTTTTGGGGACATTACAATTCATCCATAAAACACTCTCATTAATATTCAATCAAATAGCAGTGGAAGTCAtaagcaatcatgaaagcagTGACAAACAAACATTAAACATTAAAtttacgcaattcattaacaatacCTCCGTTGACAATATATGTTTAGCGAGAGAGGCAGGTAAACTAAATACGTTGAgaatagttagtgagttttacaatgactgatgaacacacaccttcccctaaagaggtttttatgcaATTATCATCCTAATACTagaaaacatcaaagtgactaatGAGTCATATTGctttatttggcttacaaagacagtactagtagaaaataaccctatattaatatttacatgatggaaactcatcccaaacatTTGAGACAAATGGTCATAGGTAAGCATAATGCCTTGACCAAGGTTAGCTTGTGACACCTGGTATGCCTATAATTtgattttataaattataattttcagaaaaaaaaaaaaaaatagggaattCAGTCAGCTAGATTCACGTAACAGGGGTAGGACTGGTCGCCCGTCGGCTAGTGCAGATGTAAGTGCCGATTTGCCTAAACAAGATTTTCTACAATCCCTAGTCATAGGCTTACCTTTCACCCAAACACACACATTAATTTTTCAACAGTGGACCAAAATTAAGAACGTACAAAATCAACTTTATGCATGCAATGGAATCTTGTAAATTTTAATTACACGTTTTTAATAATTTCAGGACCAGATTAGGATGCACTTGAGCAGGTGTGAGGAGTACCCATTTGTCCTCGTGGGTGAAGAAACGTGTAGAGAAGGAAATAAGTTACCCCGTCCCCGCCACGCCAAAATGTGCCACCTCTCACCTTTGTCTTTAAACAGGCaacttggtaaaaaaaaaaattcaaaaaaattaattgagAGCCCCCAGATAGTTCTacataaattcaaaaaatattaattgagaGCAACAGATGGTACTACAGAAATCCATTATGGCCATCCTCTGTTCCCTTCTTCTGTGGATTGAGTTACTGAATGTCTACTCCAAAGCCTTCGACGTGGCTGACACCATTAATCCATCCACACATCTGAGTGACGGCAAGACCTTGTCCTCCAAAGGTGGAAGTTTTGAACTGGGCTTCTTCAGTCCAGGTAATTCCCAGAAACGTTACTTGGGCATCTGGTACAAGAAAATCCCAATCAGAACCGTTGTTTGGGTTGCAAACAGGGACAACCCCATCGATGACTTGTCCGGCGTGCTGATGATTAACAGCACAGGCAGCCTTGTACTCCTCAGCACTAATGAGACGACTCTGGTCAACATCATTTGGTCATTGAGCTCGCCAAAAGGAGCTCATCATCAGAATCCAGTAGTAGCACAGCTCTTGGATTCGGGAAATCTTGTCCTAAGAGATGAGAAAGACAGTGACCCAGAAAGGTATTTATGGCAAAGCTTCGATTATCCAACGGATACGCTGTTGCCGGGGATGAAAGTTGGATGGGACTTGAGAAGTGATCTCAACCGGCGGTTAACGTCGTGGAGGAGCGCAGATGATCCGTCCTCTGGAGAACTCACTTATGATATAGAGCGTCATAACTTCCCCGAGCCCTCTATGTGGAAAGGCAGCTCCAAGTACTATCGGAGCGGGCCGTGGAATGGCCTTCGCTTCAGCGGCGCTCCTGATTTAAGGCCAAACCCACTTTATcaatttgaattcaaatacaGCCAGGAGGAGGCGTTCTACAGATACCAGCTTAGGAACAAATCCGTGGTCTCAAGGTTTGTTCTGAATCAAACCAGCAACTCAGGTCAGCGTTACATATGGATTGAGGCAGATCAAGCTTGGCAAGCATACATGATACTGCCTAGAGACCACTGTGACAATTACGGCGTCTGCGGTGCCCATGGAATTTGTGTGATTAGTGAGTCGCCAGTTTGCCAATGTCTGAAGGGATTCAGGCCTAAGTCACAGGAAAGATGGGAGTTGATGGACTGGTCGGAAGGGTGTGTGCGAAATGTGCCGTTGAAGTGTGGAGATAAAGATGGGTTTGCCAAATTTGGGGTGTTGAAGTTGCCGGAGACTACACAGACTTGGGTGAACACGAGTATGAATCTTAGGGATTGCAGAGCCAAATGCTTTGCCAACTGCTCCTGTATGGCTTATACGAACTCGGACATTAGAGGAGGAGGTAGTGGCTGTGCCATGTGGTTCGGTGATCTTATTGATATTCGACAGCTTCCATCCAGTGGACAGGACATCTACATTCGAATGCCTGCTTCTGAATTAGGTATGGGCTGCTTTAATTTGCTGCAATAAACTTATCTAGAGAAAATGAgatcattctttttctttttcttttttgttaaattttttactTTGTTGTTATGTATAATTTAATAATGATTTGCTTAGTCAATTTGATTTTTGACAATGAATTGAAGGGGCAAACAACTGGTCATGGATAAAGATTGCAGTGATAACTCTGGCTTCCATTGCCATAGTTTCTGGGATGCTTTCTGTCAGCTATTACATCttcaaaagaaagagaaatttaaaaggtaaaaagCAGCCACTCTCAAACTTTTTGACTGTAGAAAAGATCTAGTTAGGTGCTCTTCAATAGTTCATTGTTTTCCAATGCGACGACTATGGATTATGATGATTACAATGGTCATATTTGAATGGAATTCTTTGCCCAGAAACAGCTAAAGTCACAAAAAATCAAACAATTTTTTAGTATCGGTGGCCTAGTATACTGATCGCCTTAGAAGATAAAGTTCCTATTAGTTTTTCTATTCCCCGTTAGTTTCTTGTCAAAACCTATTTTCAAAGTAGGTTTGGCAATTTGCAAATGAATGATAATATGATGCAATAATACCTAGACTTTCCAATGTTATTCTGAAACTTTATTTCGAGTACAAAATGGAATGGAAAATGTTCGATTCAAGGGTAATAGCTAGGAAAAATGTAAGAACAACTTGGAGTCTTGGTTTTACTTGGACAAACCAAATAAGTCATTATTTACAAGGTTTGTTTAACTTAATTAGAGGAGACTTTTGGTGCGTTGTTTATTTGACGGAGTCTTGATCAACTAGGTCAACAAGCCCTTGGTATACTTTCTAggtagtatatatgtatatgctttGAGATTCGGGCTTCTCATTGAGGACAAAATGGATGGCCAACTAGTAAAGACTCAACTAACCCGCATGCATTTTTTAACACGGTTCAAGCTAACTcattctaaaaatgagcagttcgaaagctatctcaagtataggagttctgtcgtataatattcagcccaaaggccagattgtctcctcagggaatgtagtttaatctcaaattttacgtatttccaattgaaaataaaaagttactgaactcagtttagattcgggttttTTAGATTAgttgaaatttcttttgaaaaattaaacaaacatgtaatttaaactctaaaacctaacacgcactgaattaaataacgagaaaTAAAAATCCTATGCTAAATCAGGCCAAAATTGAAACATGCATTTAAACTttggaataaaaactaaagacgataacttta
It encodes the following:
- the LOC131151817 gene encoding G-type lectin S-receptor-like serine/threonine-protein kinase At4g27290 isoform X3; this encodes MVLQKSIMAILCSLLLWIELLNVYSKAFDVADTINPSTHLSDGKTLSSKGGSFELGFFSPGNSQKRYLGIWYKKIPIRTVVWVANRDNPIDDLSGVLMINSTGSLVLLSTNETTLVNIIWSLSSPKGAHHQNPVVAQLLDSGNLVLRDEKDSDPERYLWQSFDYPTDTLLPGMKVGWDLRSDLNRRLTSWRSADDPSSGELTYDIERHNFPEPSMWKGSSKYYRSGPWNGLRFSGAPDLRPNPLYQFEFKYSQEEAFYRYQLRNKSVVSRFVLNQTSNSGQRYIWIEADQAWQAYMILPRDHCDNYGVCGAHGICVISESPVCQCLKGFRPKSQERWELMDWSEGCVRNVPLKCGDKDGFAKFGVLKLPETTQTWVNTSMNLRDCRAKCFANCSCMAYTNSDIRGGGSGCAMWFGDLIDIRQLPSSGQDIYIRMPASELGANNWSWIKIAVITLASIAIVSGMLSVSYYIFKRKRNLKEEEEEEEEADSNRGKDQNAEVGKEDLELPLFKLAIIVSATNNFSFNKKLGEGGFGPVYKGTLLDGQEIAVKRLSINSGQGLCEFKNEVILIAKLQHRNLVRLLGYCVQGEEKMLIYEYMPNKSLDFFLFDQTRSKLLNWSKRFNIICGIARGILYLHHDSRLRIIHRDLKASNILLDAEMNPKISDFGFARIFRSDQIEAKTRRVVGTYGYMAPEYAIDGLFSTKSDVFSFGVLLLEIVAGKKNRGFNHPSHSLNLIGHAWKLWNEGTAVELIDALYVNIYSTSEVLRCIHIALLCVQQHPEDRPSMSYVVQMLGSESTMPPPKQPGFFIGRNPLEEANSSPEKLCSANGITITVMEPR
- the LOC131151817 gene encoding G-type lectin S-receptor-like serine/threonine-protein kinase At4g27290 isoform X6 — its product is MVLQKSIMAILCSLLLWIELLNVYSKAFDVADTINPSTHLSDGKTLSSKGGSFELGFFSPGNSQKRYLGIWYKKIPIRTVVWVANRDNPIDDLSGVLMINSTGSLVLLSTNETTLVNIIWSLSSPKGAHHQNPVVAQLLDSGNLVLRDEKDSDPERYLWQSFDYPTDTLLPGMKVGWDLRSDLNRRLTSWRSADDPSSGELTYDIERHNFPEPSMWKGSSKYYRSGPWNGLRFSGAPDLRPNPLYQFEFKYSQEEAFYRYQLRNKSVVSRFVLNQTSNSGQRYIWIEADQAWQAYMILPRDHCDNYGVCGAHGICVISESPVCQCLKGFRPKSQERWELMDWSEGCVRNVPLKCGDKDGFAKFGVLKLPETTQTWVNTSMNLRDCRAKCFANCSCMAYTNSDIRGGGSGCAMWFGDLIDIRQLPSSGQDIYIRMPASELGANNWSWIKIAVITLASIAIVSGMLSVSYYIFKRKRNLKEEEEEEEADSNRGKDQNAEVGKEDLELPLFKLAIIVSATNNFSFNKKLGEGGFGPVYKGTLLDGQEIAVKRLSINSGQGLCEFKNEVILIAKLQHRNLVRLLGYCVQGEEKMLIYEYMPNKSLDFFLFDQTRSKLLNWSKRFNIICGIARGILYLHHDSRLRIIHRDLKASNILLDAEMNPKISDFGFARIFRSDQIEAKTRRVVGTYGYMAPEYAIDGLFSTKSDVFSFGVLLLEIVAGKKNRGFNHPSHSLNLIGHQHPEDRPSMSYVVQMLGSESTMPPPKQPGFFIGRNPLEEANSSPEKLCSANGITITVMEPR
- the LOC131151817 gene encoding G-type lectin S-receptor-like serine/threonine-protein kinase At4g27290 isoform X5 encodes the protein MVLQKSIMAILCSLLLWIELLNVYSKAFDVADTINPSTHLSDGKTLSSKGGSFELGFFSPGNSQKRYLGIWYKKIPIRTVVWVANRDNPIDDLSGVLMINSTGSLVLLSTNETTLVNIIWSLSSPKGAHHQNPVVAQLLDSGNLVLRDEKDSDPERYLWQSFDYPTDTLLPGMKVGWDLRSDLNRRLTSWRSADDPSSGELTYDIERHNFPEPSMWKGSSKYYRSGPWNGLRFSGAPDLRPNPLYQFEFKYSQEEAFYRYQLRNKSVVSRFVLNQTSNSGQRYIWIEADQAWQAYMILPRDHCDNYGVCGAHGICVISESPVCQCLKGFRPKSQERWELMDWSEGCVRNVPLKCGDKDGFAKFGVLKLPETTQTWVNTSMNLRDCRAKCFANCSCMAYTNSDIRGGGSGCAMWFGDLIDIRQLPSSGQDIYIRMPASELGANNWSWIKIAVITLASIAIVSGMLSVSYYIFKRKRNLKEEEEEEEEADSNRGKDQNAEVGKEDLELPLFKLAIIVSATNNFSFNKKLGEGGFGPVYKGTLLDGQEIAVKRLSINSGQGLCEFKNEVILIAKLQHRNLVRLLGYCVQGEEKMLIYEYMPNKSLDFFLFDQTRSKLLNWSKRFNIICGIARGILYLHHDSRLRIIHRDLKASNILLDAEMNPKISDFGFARIFRSDQIEAKTRRVVGTYGYMAPEYAIDGLFSTKSDVFSFGVLLLEIVAGKKNRGFNHPSHSLNLIGHQHPEDRPSMSYVVQMLGSESTMPPPKQPGFFIGRNPLEEANSSPEKLCSANGITITVMEPR
- the LOC131151817 gene encoding G-type lectin S-receptor-like serine/threonine-protein kinase At4g27290 isoform X2; translation: MVLQKSIMAILCSLLLWIELLNVYSKAFDVADTINPSTHLSDGKTLSSKGGSFELGFFSPGNSQKRYLGIWYKKIPIRTVVWVANRDNPIDDLSGVLMINSTGSLVLLSTNETTLVNIIWSLSSPKGAHHQNPVVAQLLDSGNLVLRDEKDSDPERYLWQSFDYPTDTLLPGMKVGWDLRSDLNRRLTSWRSADDPSSGELTYDIERHNFPEPSMWKGSSKYYRSGPWNGLRFSGAPDLRPNPLYQFEFKYSQEEAFYRYQLRNKSVVSRFVLNQTSNSGQRYIWIEADQAWQAYMILPRDHCDNYGVCGAHGICVISESPVCQCLKGFRPKSQERWELMDWSEGCVRNVPLKCGDKDGFAKFGVLKLPETTQTWVNTSMNLRDCRAKCFANCSCMAYTNSDIRGGGSGCAMWFGDLIDIRQLPSSGQDIYIRMPASELGANNWSWIKIAVITLASIAIVSGMLSVSYYIFKRKRNLKEEEEEADSNRGKDQNAEVGKEDLELPLFKLAIIVSATNNFSFNKKLGEGGFGPVYKGTLLDGQEIAVKRLSINSGQGLCEFKNEVILIAKLQHRNLVRLLGYCVQGEEKMLIYEYMPNKSLDFFLFGLTLSKPNQTRSKLLNWSKRFNIICGIARGILYLHHDSRLRIIHRDLKASNILLDAEMNPKISDFGFARIFRSDQIEAKTRRVVGTYGYMAPEYAIDGLFSTKSDVFSFGVLLLEIVAGKKNRGFNHPSHSLNLIGHAWKLWNEGTAVELIDALYVNIYSTSEVLRCIHIALLCVQQHPEDRPSMSYVVQMLGSESTMPPPKQPGFFIGRNPLEEANSSPEKLCSANGITITVMEPR
- the LOC131151817 gene encoding G-type lectin S-receptor-like serine/threonine-protein kinase At4g27290 isoform X4 — encoded protein: MVLQKSIMAILCSLLLWIELLNVYSKAFDVADTINPSTHLSDGKTLSSKGGSFELGFFSPGNSQKRYLGIWYKKIPIRTVVWVANRDNPIDDLSGVLMINSTGSLVLLSTNETTLVNIIWSLSSPKGAHHQNPVVAQLLDSGNLVLRDEKDSDPERYLWQSFDYPTDTLLPGMKVGWDLRSDLNRRLTSWRSADDPSSGELTYDIERHNFPEPSMWKGSSKYYRSGPWNGLRFSGAPDLRPNPLYQFEFKYSQEEAFYRYQLRNKSVVSRFVLNQTSNSGQRYIWIEADQAWQAYMILPRDHCDNYGVCGAHGICVISESPVCQCLKGFRPKSQERWELMDWSEGCVRNVPLKCGDKDGFAKFGVLKLPETTQTWVNTSMNLRDCRAKCFANCSCMAYTNSDIRGGGSGCAMWFGDLIDIRQLPSSGQDIYIRMPASELGANNWSWIKIAVITLASIAIVSGMLSVSYYIFKRKRNLKEEEEEEEADSNRGKDQNAEVGKEDLELPLFKLAIIVSATNNFSFNKKLGEGGFGPVYKGTLLDGQEIAVKRLSINSGQGLCEFKNEVILIAKLQHRNLVRLLGYCVQGEEKMLIYEYMPNKSLDFFLFDQTRSKLLNWSKRFNIICGIARGILYLHHDSRLRIIHRDLKASNILLDAEMNPKISDFGFARIFRSDQIEAKTRRVVGTYGYMAPEYAIDGLFSTKSDVFSFGVLLLEIVAGKKNRGFNHPSHSLNLIGHAWKLWNEGTAVELIDALYVNIYSTSEVLRCIHIALLCVQQHPEDRPSMSYVVQMLGSESTMPPPKQPGFFIGRNPLEEANSSPEKLCSANGITITVMEPR